A part of Cryptococcus neoformans var. neoformans JEC21 chromosome 4 sequence genomic DNA contains:
- a CDS encoding fatty acid beta-oxidation-related protein, putative, with translation MAPPSSVPKEYRPGYLPPSITEQAQKDLPGKQKPLDPTPFNDVMADGSKYKPAGKLEGKNAVVTGGDSGIGRAVAILYALEGANVLFTYHPKEEADAKDTVDDIKKRVPKAKVEAVAVEIQTEKACFELADKIKKWSGNELHVLANNAGTQKEIPNIEDLPSEQWRHVFDVNIHSMFYLIKSLIPIMPWGSSIINNASINPFVGHPKLLDYTATKGAIVGFSRALSNQIVGEKGIRVNCVCPGPIWTPLIVATMGEESLKAFGPGTPIGRAGQPIEVATAFVFLASIDSSYFTAQCFHVNGGSAY, from the exons ATggctcctccttcttccgtcccAAAGGAATACCGACCCGGATACCTTCCCCCTTCCATCACCGAGCAAGCACAAAAGGATCTCCCAGGGAAGCAAAAACCCCTTGATCCTACCCCCTTCAACGATGTCATGGCCGACGGCTCCAAGTACAAGCCCGCCGGCAAGCTTGAGGGCAAGAACGCTGTCGTGACCGGTGGTGACTCTGGTATTGGTCGAGCGGTTGCGATCCTCTA TGCTCTTGAGGGTGCCAATGTGCTCTTTACCTACCACCCcaaagaggaagctgaTGCCAAGGACACCGTCGACGATATCAAGAAGAGGGTCCCCAAGGCCAAGGTTGAGGCTGTTGCGGTGGAAATCCAAACAGAAAAGGCTTGCTTCGAACTGGCTGACAAGATTAAGAAATGGAGTGGGAACGAGCTTCACGTCTT GGCCAACAATGCCGGTACTCAAAAGGAGATCCCCAACATCGAAGATCTGCCTTCAGAGCAATGGAGGCATGTCTTCGACGTTAACATCCACTCCATGTTCTACCTTATTAAGAGCCTTATCCCTATTATGCCTTGGGGTTCTAGCATTATTAACAACGCTTCCATT AATCCCTTCGTTGGCCACCCTAAG CTCCTCGACTACACTGCCACTAAGGGCGCTATTGTTGGTTTCAGCCGAGCTTTGAGTAACCAGATTGTTGGCGAGAAGGGTATCCGAGTCAACTGCGTCTGCCCCGGACCTA TTTGGACTCCTCTAATTGTTGCTACCATGGGCGAAGAGTCCCTCAAGGCCTTTGGTCCTGGCA CTCCCATCGGTCGCGCTGGTCAGCCTATTGAGGTCGCCACGGCCTTCGTTTTCCTCGCCAGCATCGACTCTTCTTATTTCACTGCTCAGTGCTTCCACGTTAACGGGGGTAGCGCTTACTAA
- a CDS encoding URM1 activating enzyme, putative — translation MQVNQEASSSRRTAVEGLPLDPDEYERYGRQMIMPDFGLPGQVNLKNAKVAVVGAGGLGCPVLQYLAGAGVGTIGIIDHDTVSMSNLHRQILHTTDRVGMNKAESACQALRALNNKINLIPHPVPITPATALDILRPYSMILDCTDRPLTRYLLSDAAVRLDVPLVSGAAISSAGQWAVYGGKTKSGKRRACYRCIWPSILPGSVGTCEEQGVWGVVTGMVGVGMAGEAIKLIVGKEDPDPLLHLHHLGSNPLIRTIRIKPPSAKCITCGPNATITDDLDVFGYESFCAGGPETNDETGLVAGQSGHRISVQELDELLQFDKSKVTVIDTRPEVEFGICSVPGSINMPLPSILSGPTDIQLTPDIVFICRRGNDSQIAAASLRKALDAKEDVRVRDVRGGLKAWGREVDLNFPVY, via the exons ATGCAAGTAAACCAAGAAGCTTCGTCCTCAAGGAGGACCGCTGTAGAAGGGTTGCCATTAGATCCGGACGAGTATGAGCGATATGGGCGCCAAATGATCATGCCTGACTTTGGTCTTCCAG GTCAAGTGAACCTCAAGAACGCAAAAGTTGCAGTTGTCGGTGCCGGTGGATTAGGATGTCCTGTGCTTCAGTATCttgctggtgctggtgtTG GTACGATCGGTATCATCGACCACGACACTGTTAGTATGAGCAATCTTCATAGACAAATACTGCATACAACAGATCGAGTAGGCATGAATAAAGCCGAATCAGCATGTCAAGCACTCCGAGC TCTCAATAACAAAATCAACCTCATCCCTCATCCTGTTCCAATCACACCTGCTACAGCATTAGATATTCTTCGACCCTACTCTATGATCCTTGACTGTACTGACCGGCCGTTGACACGTTACCTACTTTCCGACGCTGCTGTTAGATTAGACGTACCCCTCGTTTCAGGAGCTGCCATTTCATCGGCTGGCCAATGGGCTGTCTATGGAGGCAAGACCAAGTCCGGAAAACGTAGAGCTTGTTACAGATGTATATGGCCTAGCATTTTGCCGGGAAGTGTAGGAACATGTGAGGAGCAAGGAGTTTGGGGTGTCGTCACCGGTATGGTCGGCGTTGGCATGGCTGGCGAGGCTATCAAGTTGATCGTcgggaaagaag ATCCAgaccctcttcttcacctccaTCACCTAGGGTCTAATCCTCTAATACGGACAATACGCATAAAGCCCCCATCGGCGAAATGCATAACTTGTGGACCCAACGCCACCATAACGGATGATCTTGACGTATTCGGATATGAATCTTTCTGCGCTGGGGGACCCGAAACGAACGACGAGACGGGATTAGTAGCTGGTCAGAGTGGTCATAGAATAAGTGTGCAG GAACTTGATGAATTGTTGCAATTTGACAAGTCCAAAGTAACAGTGATTGATACGAGACCCGAAGTCGAATTTGGAATTTGTTCCGTCCCAGGTTCTATAA ATATGCCATTACCTAGTATCCTTTCAGGTCCAACTGATATTCAATTGACTCCAGATATCGTTTTTATCTGCCGTAGAGGAAATGATTCCCAGATTGCTGCCGCTTCTCTTCGCAAAGCTTTGGATGCCAAGGAAGATGTCAGAGTGAGAGACGTTAGAGGAGGGTTGAAGGCTTGGGGTCGCGAGGTTGATCTCAATTTCCCTGTGTACTAA
- a CDS encoding prefoldin subunit, putative encodes MATTSSSKQMEVNPRGIPRAPFVDNVDEYVGGKDAEVQTTIKKFEETTAKYRYMEISLQQRRKALLGKIPDITQTLQVVKYLHQRRQKTLGQPVEEEKLSDDEDDLDDLDDEEAKKEEQPMKTLFELNDTLYAEAEIVETGEVGLWLGANTMLMYPLEEAIDLLSSKLAAAQKSQDETIEDLEWLREQITVMEVNFARVHNWDVKRRREKGQIGQQSGLLPSRKGNDKDDSEDERD; translated from the exons ATGGCTacaacttcttcctccaagcAAATGGAGGTCAACCCTCGAGGTATCCCAAGAGCACCTTTTGTT GACAATGTCGATGAGTATGTGGGCGGAAAGGATGCGGAAGTCCAAACTACTATCAAGAAGTTTGAGGAAACCACCGC AAAATACCGATACATGGAAATCTCCTTGCAACAACGCCGAAAAGCTCTTCTCGGCAAGATTCCCGACATTACGCAAACCCTTCAGGTAGTCAAGTACCTACACCAGCGCCGTCAGAAGACTCTCGGGCAACCtgtagaagaggaaaagctcagcgacgatgaagatgacctCGATGATctcgatgatgaggaggcaaaaaaggaggaacagCCTATGAAGACTCTTTTTGAGCTCAACGATACATTATATGCGGAAGCAGAGATTGTCGAAACTGGAGAAGTGGGGTTATGGCTCGGG GCCAACACAATGTTGATGTACCCTCTGGAAGAAGCAATCGATTTACTTTCAAGCAAGCTCGCAGCCGCTCAAAAATCCCAGGACGAAACTATAGAGGATCTTGAATGGCTAAGGGAACAGATCACTGTGATGGAAGTCAACTTCGCGAGGGTACACAAC TGGGATGTTAAGAGACGGAGAGAAAAGGGACAGATCGGTCAGCAATCcggtcttcttccttctcgcaAGGGCAATGACAAAGACGACTCTGAAGACGAACGGGACTAA
- a CDS encoding ubiquitin-specific protease, putative: MADDPSGWSLTESDPQVFTQLLKDLGVNGLQVDDLYSLDAETLATLKPIHALIFLFKYVAPDAESAQESAGVEVDPLDNGVWFANQVINNSCGTLAALNAVMNIKPQQSVHERESIKLGSELENLREFGAGMQSLDLGHVLSSSDHIREVHNSFSKSSPFAMDPSAFPEREKEDAYHFVAYLPINDILYELDGLRRFPIMHAPVDGDWLDTARETIEQRIATYPPGSLMFNLLCVRSDAIPRLERLLNDPSTPAEQKFVIQDQLEHERNKSQKGAMENSLRRHNLLPVVFQLFKSLGESGMAAKAVEDARTKGKERRERMQAKGEAE, encoded by the exons ATGGCAGACGACCCTTCAGGCTGGTCGCTCACAGAGTCAGACCCCCAGGTATTCACCCAGCTGCTAAAGGACTTGGGCGTAAACGGATTGCAAGTA GACGACCTGTACTCTCTCGATGCTGAAACGCTTGCTACCCTAAAACCTATTCAcgccctcatcttcctcttcaaataCGTCGCACCGGATGCGGAGTCTGCCCAAGAAAGTGCCGGTGTAGAGGTTGATCCTTTAGATAATGGCGTATGGTTTGCCAATCAG GTTATCAACAACAGTTGCGGGACTCTTGCGGCTCTTAATGCT GTCATGAACATCAAGCCTCAGCAATCGGTTCACGAACGTGAATCCATTAAACTTGGG AGCGAACTTGAAAACCTCCGAGAGTTTGGTGCGGGCATGCAATCTCTCGA TCTCGGCCACGTCCTTTCTTCGTCCGACCACATCCGCGAGGTCCACAACTCATTCTCCAAATCGTCTCCGTTTGCTATGGACCCTTCAGCCTTCccagaaagagaaaaggaggatgcCTATCATTTCGTCGCGTACTTGCCCATCAATGATATCTTGTACGAGCTGGACGGCTTGAGAAGGTTTCCCATCATGCACGCTCCTGTTGACGGTGACTGGCTCGATACCGCTAGGGAAACGATTGAACAGAGGATTGCAACTTATCCCCCTGGATCT CTCATGTTCAACCTTCTCTGTGTCCGATCTGACGCCATTCCCCGCCTTGAGCGACTCCTCAATGATCCCTCAACCCCCGCTGAGCAAAAGTTTGTTATTCAAGATCAGCTTGAACACGAACGCAACAAGTCCCAAAAGGGCGCCATGGAAAATTCTTTGAGAAGACACAACTTGCTTCCTGTCGTTTTTCAGTTGTTCAAGTCGTTGGGCGAAAGTGGTATGGCCG CAAAGGCTGTCGAAGACGCTCGAACGAAGGGCAAAGAAAGGCGAGAGAGAATGCAAGCCAAGGGCGAGGCCGAGTAA
- a CDS encoding flap endonuclease, putative: MGIKGLTGLLSENAPKCMKDHEMKTLFGRKVAIDASMSIYQFLIAVRQQDGQMLMNESGDVTSHLMGFFYRTIRMVDHGIKPCYIFDGKPPELKGSVLAKRFARREEAKEGEEEAKETGTAEDVDKLARRQVRVTREHNEECKKLLSLMGIPVVTAPGEAEAQCAELARAGKVYAAGSEDMDTLTFNSPILLRHLTFSEAKKMPISEIHLDVALRDLEMSMDQFIELCILLGCDYLEPCKGIGPKTALKLMREHGTLGKVVEHIRGKMAEKAEEIKAAADEEAEAEAEAEKYDSDPESEEGGETMINSDGEEVPAPSKLKSPKKKAPAKKKKVASSGMQIPEFWPWEEAKQLFMKPDVVNGDDLVLEWKQPDTEGLVEFLCRDKGFNEDRVRAGAAKLSKMLAAKQQGRLDGFFTVKPKEPAAKDTGKGKGKATKGEKRKAEEKGSAKKKSKN; this comes from the exons ATGGGTATCAAAG GTCTTACCGGTCTGCTGAGCGAAAACGCTCCCAAATGTATGAAGGACCATGAGATGAAGACG CTATTTGGCAGGAAGGTCGCTATTGACGCGTCCATGTCTATTTACCAATTCCTTATTGCTGTCAGACAACAAGATGGTCaaatgctgatgaatgaaAGTGGAGACGTGACGAG TCACCTGATGGGCTTCTTTTACCGAACTATAAGAATGGTAGATCATGGTATCAAGCCGTGTTATATTTTTGACGGTAAACCTCCAGAGCTCAAAGGCTCAGTC CTTGCCAAACGTTTCGCTCGCCGAGAGGAAGctaaagaaggagaagaagaggcaaaggagaCTGGTACAGCTGAGGATGTTGACAAGCTTGCCCGAAGACAAGTGCGAGTGACGCGTGAACACAATGAAGAGTGTAAAAAACTTTTAAGTTTAATGGGTATCCCTGTTGTCACC GCCCCTGGTGAAGCCGAAGCACAATGTGCAGAGCTTGCTCGTGCCGGCAAGGTCTATGCAGCTGGTTCAGAGGATATGGATACTCTCACCTTCAACTCTCCTATTCTTTTGCGACATTTGACTTTTAGCGAGGCTAAGAAGATGCCTATCTCGGAAATTCATCTTGATGTCGCCCTTCGAGATCTTGAAATGTCCATGGATCAA TTCATTGAATTATGTATCCTCCTTGGTTGCGACTATCTTGAACCATGTAAGGGCATAGGACCCAAGACCGCTCTCAAACTCATGCGCGAACATGGTACCCTTGGCAAGGTTGTAGAACACATTCGGGGTAAGATGGCCGAAAAAGCTGAAGAAATCAAGGCCGCCGCGGATGAGGAAGCTGAGGCAGAGGCTGAGGCTGAAAAATACGACTCTGACCCAGAAagtgaggagggaggtgaGACGATGATCAACTcagatggggaagaggtCCCAGCACCCTCAAAACTCAAAAgtccgaagaagaaggcgccagcgaagaagaagaaggttgcgAGCTCTGGTATGCAAATTCCAGAGTTCTGGCCTTGGGAGGAAGCGAAGCAGTTATTTATGAAGCCCGATGTTGTCAATGGAGATGATTTGGTCTTGGAATGGAAGCAACCTGATACTGAAGGCTTGGTGGAGTTTTTGTGCAGAGACAAGGGATTCAA CGAGGACAGAGTACGTGCAGGTGCTGCAAAGCTCTCCAAAATGCTCGCTGCTAAGCAGCAAGGTCGTTTGGACGGATTTTTCACGGTAAAGCCCAAAGAGCCCGCGGCGAAGGACACTGGGAAGGGTAAAGGAAAAGCTACCAAGGGAGAGAAGCGAAAggcagaggaaaagggcagtgcgaaaaagaagagcaagaatTAG
- a CDS encoding homocitrate synthase, putative, with protein sequence MCPPADEPINAGADQDMVAIETNTPHISTSSANQVNGTTGTAEAQPPAVKTHKGLYGRASDFLSNTSNWKIIESTLREGEQFANAFFTLETKIKIAKMLDEFGVEYIELTSPAASPESRAHCEAICNLGLKRTKILTHIRCHMDDARLAVETGVDGVDVVIGTSSFLREHSHGKDMTWITKTAIEVIEFVKSKGIEIRFSSEDSFRSELVDLLSIYRTVDKIGVNRVGVADTVGCADARQVYELVRTLRGVVSCDIETHFHNDTGCAIANAYAALEAGATHVDTSILGIGERNGITPLGGLIARMMVADPEYVKSKYNLTMLRELENFVAEAVEVQVPFNNYITGFCAFTHKAGIHAKAILANPSTYEILNPADFGMTRYVSIGHRLTGWNAVKSRVEQLNLKLNDEQVKDATAKIKELADVRTQSMEDVDMILRIYHTGIQSGDLKVGQSAVLDRLLEKHMPSRDNSPSGRSSNADGTPAKRQRVGEPSA encoded by the exons ATGTGCCCTCCTGCAGACGAGCCCATCAACGCCGGCGCTGACCAGGACATGGTCGCCATCGAAACCAACACCCCCCACATCTCCACGTCCTCCGCCAACCAAGTGAACGGCACCACCGGTACCGCTGAGGCGCAGCCCCCTGCTGTCAAGACCCACAAGGGCTTGTATGGTCGTGCTTCCGACTTCTTGAGCAACACTTCCAACTGGAAG ATCATTGAGTCCACATTgcgagaaggagagcaGTTTGCTAATGCTTTCTTCACCCTCGAGAccaagatcaagattgCCAAGAT GCTTGACGAGTTTGGTGTCGAGTACATTGAGCTTACTTCCCCTGCTGCCTCTCCCGAGTCCCGTGCCCACTGTGAGGCCATCTGCAACCTTGGTTTGAAGAGGACCAAGATTTTAACCCACATTCGATGCCACATGGACGATGCTCGATTGGCTGTTGAGACTGGTGTCGACGGCGTTGACGTTGTCATCggtacttcttctttcttgagGGAGCACTCTCACGGTAAGGACATGACCTGGATTACCAAGAC CGCTATCGAGGTTATTGAGTTCGTCAAGTCCAAGGGTATTGAGATCCGATTCTCCTCTGAGGACTCTTTCCGATCCGAACTCGTCGATTTGCTCTCTATCTACCGAACCGTCGACAAGATTGGTGTCAACCGTGTTGGTGTTGCCGATACTGTTGGTTGTGCCGACGCTCGACAGGTTTACGAACTGGTGAGGACATTGCGAGGTGTGGTCAGCTGTGACATTGAGACTCACTTCCACAACGACACCGGTTGTG CTATCGCCAACGCCTATGCCGCCCTCGAAGCCGGTGCTACCCACGTCGACACATCTATC CTCGGTATTGGTGAGCGAAATGGTATCACCCCTCTTGGTGGTCTCATTGCTCGAATGATGGTTGCCGACCCTGAGTACGTCAAGAGCAAGTACAACCTCACTATGCTTCGAGAGCTCGAAAACTTCGTTGCCGAAGCCGTTGAGGTTCAGGTTCCTTT CAACAACTACATCACTGGTTTCTGTGCCTTCACCCACAAGGCCGGTATCCACGCCAAGGCCATCCTTGCCAACCCCTCCACCTACGAGATCCTCAACCCTGCCGACTTCGGGATGACCCGATACGTCTCTATCGGTCACCGATTGACTGGTTGGAACGCCGTTAAAAGCCGGGTTGAGCAACTCAACCTCAAGCTTAATGACGAACAG GTCAAGGATGCCACTgccaagatcaaggagcTCGCCGACGTTCGAACACAGTCTATGGAGGACGTTGACATGATCCTCCGTATTTACCACACTGGTATCCAGAGTGGTGACCTCAAGGTCGGCCAGTCCGCCGTCCTCGACCGATTGCTCGAGAAGCACATGCCCTCAAGAGATAACTCTCCCAGCGGCAGGTCCTCCAACGCTGACGGTACTCCCGCCAAGCGTCAACGAGTCGGAGAGCCTTCCGCCTAA
- a CDS encoding ubiquinone metabolism-related protein, putative, with protein sequence MSSIKSDNIRRTVASRLPTYRTLVSHAYSPPPRSSSFKPPSDSEISQSSIEATTETPGNLTEEQKKLIERIIRVDHAGELGANWIYRGQKWAMDVKGDNKTARQVEEMWENERHHLKTLSLLSAQHRARPTLLYPLWQTMAFALGAGTGLMSKEAAMACTEAVETVIGEHYDDQLRELEPMLNPPKDGASSAQPHPSVPLMASILREFRDDELEHLDIAVEEGAQKAPGHSLLSAVVGEGCKLAIKVCQKI encoded by the exons ATGTCCTCCATCAAGTCTGATAACATTCGACGAACTGTCGCGAGCAGGCTTCCTACATACCGTACTCTTGTCTCTCACGCCTACTCCCCCCCTCCTCGATCCTCGTCTTTCAAGCCACCATCCGACTCGGAGATCTCCCAGAGTTCCATCGAGGCGACTACTGAGACACCTGGCAACCTCACGgaagagcagaagaagctcaTTGAGCGGATAATAAGAGTTGATCATGCGGGAGAATTGGGAGCGAACTGGATCTACAGAGGTCAGAAGTGGGCGATGGACGTCAAGGGCGATAACAAAACCGCTCGACAAGTTGAA GAAATGTGGGAGAACGAACGACATCACCTTAAAACTCTTTCATTACTTTCAGCTCAACATCGTGCTCGACCAACTCTTCTGTATCCGCTCTGGCAAACCATGGCTTTCGCTCTTGGTGCCGGTACTGGCTTGATGAGTAAGGAAGCTGCTATGGCATGTACAGAGGCGGTGGAGACTGTTATTGGAGAGCATTATGATGA CCAACTTCGCGAGCTCGAGCCTATGCTTAACCCTCCAAAAGATGGGGCCTCATCAGCTCAGCCGCACCCTTCTGTGCCGCTGATGGCTTCAATACTTCGAGAGTTCCGTGATGATGAACTCGAGCATTTGGACATTGCCGTTGAGGAAGGCGCTCAAAAAGCGCCGGGACATAGTTTGTTAAGCGCCGTCGTGGGAGAAGGCTGTAAATTAGCGATTAAAGTATGTCAGAAGATCTAA
- a CDS encoding meiotic recombination-related protein, putative: protein MRVTKTLLYTFLAVAATSDAKLFGKEKPAYEDWSLDKSVAFLKEQGVAIKDSATLPEIQKQVAAHADAAAKWGAGSAGAAQGYYEGVSEKLLSTWTESQLREWLLEQGVVSPSSGREELLVKAKQHLSAASTAVYGHPTAQAASSVSSAANGYYNAAASQAVHASATVQKAFDDAKDYIFSTWDDNQLRTWLEEHNVVSTPEPTGRAALLNNVRVAYLKVTDPFYEAWSTSRIHEWLVEHGIVHPEPTAREKLLELMKDNYYDAKDTAYSRWSDSQMRDWLISEGVISTEAAELKREKYEKLLDEHYTRAKSTVWSGWEDSEIRDYLVQHGYIKSDYEAKRDDLINLISNKYHGATSAPYLAWPDARLRAQLRSYGIDDTKFSGRQSLLHEVRIHYVQSQNKVEQILAAIRETISHGVEFAEDKLSNVLEILTASKLTAEEKLDRAYASVSSVYQAAITSASSAANAYASSASSAASVASVSAISSASSASAAAESAAYSISSSLYSQASAASKAAAKSANSPALTSSASAASKSASSHAHYASSSAASVASSVSHAASLAAHSASLSASSASKAASLSAVSATNAAAESSASLSRSLSSAYTQASKSAFSASAVAASKASSASKSAASYSSSLSSVSASASKSAKNEL from the exons ATGAGAGTAACGAAGACCCTTCTCTACACGTTTCTCGCAGTAGCTGCCACCTCGGATGCCAAACTCTTCGGCAAGGAGAAGC CTGCATATGAAGACTGGTCGCTCGACAAATCTGTCGCGTTCTTGAAAGAACAGGGAGTGGCTATCAAGGATTCGGCAACTCTCCCCGAGATTCAAAAGCAGGTCGCTGCCCATGCAGATGCTGCCGCCAAG TGGGGTGCAGGCTCTGCTGGGGCCGCCCAGGGTTACTATGAAGGTGTCAGCGAAAAGTTGCTCAGCACCTGGACAGAGAGCCAGTTGAGAGAATGGCTGCTGGAACAGGGAGTTGTGTCCCCATCCTCCGGGAGGGAAGAGCTCCTCGTCAAAGCTAAGCAACA TCTTTCCGCCGCCTCCACTGCTGTCTATGGTCATCCCACCGCCCAGGCGGCCTCTTCCGTTTCCTCCGCTGCTAACGGATACTATAATGCTGCTGCCAGCCAGGCTGTTCATGCTTCTGCCACGGTTCAGAAAGCCTTTGACGACGCCAAGGACTACATTTTCTCTACGTGGGACGACAACCAGCTCCGAACTTGGCTTGAAGAGCATAACGTTGTTTCCACTCCCGAGCCTACTGGACGTGCCGCTCTTCTTAACAATGTTCGTGTCGCTTACTTGAAGGTTACCGACCCCTTCTACGAAGCTTGGTCCACTAGCCGAATCCATGAATGGCTCGTTGAGCATGGTATCGTCCACCCCGAGCCTACCGCCAGGGAGAAGCTTTTGGAACTTATGAAGGATAACTATTACGACGCCAAGGACACTGCCTACTCCAGGTGGTCTGACAGTCAAATGAGAGATTGGTTGATCTCCGAAGGTGTCAT CAGCACTGAGGCTGCTGAACTCAAGAGAGAAAAGTACGAGAAACTTTTGGATGAACACTACACTCGAGCCAAGTCTACTGTCTGGAGTGGCTGGGAAGACTCTGAGATCCGAGATTACCTTGTTCAACACGGTTACATCAAGTCCGACTATGAGGCCAAGCGTGACGATCTCATCAACCTTATCAGCAACAAGTACCACGGCGCCACTTCTGCTCCCTACCTTGCTTGGCCTGATGCGAGACTCCGTGCTCAGTTGAGAAGCTACGGTATTGACGACACCAAGTTCAGCGGTCGtcagtctcttctccacgAGGTCCGAA TCCACTACGTCCAATCTCAGAACAAGGTTGAACAGATTCTTGCTGCCATCCGAGAGACTATCAGCCACGGTGTCGAGTTTGCCGAGGACAAGCTTTCCAATGTCCTTGAG ATCCTTACTGCTTCCAAGTTGACCGCTGAGGAGAAGCTCGACCGGGCTTATGCCTCTGTCTCTTCTGTCTATCAGGCTGCTATCACCTCTGCTAGCTCTGCCGCCAACGCTTACGCGTCTAGCgcctcttctgctgcttctGTCGCTTCTGTCAGCGCAATATCCTCTGCCTCTAGCGCTTCTGCTGCGGCCGAGTCTGCCGCCTATTCCATTTCCAGCAGCCTCTACTCTCAGGCATCTGCCGCTTCCAAGGCCGCTGCCAAGTCTGCCAACAGTCCCGCCTTGACCAGCTCTGCCTCTGCTGCCAGCAAGTCGGCTTCCAGCCATGCCCACtacgcctcttcctctgctgcTTCCGTCGCTTCATCCGTCTCCCACGCTGCCTCTCTTGCAGCCCATTCTGCTTCcctctccgcctcttctgcctccaAGGCTGCTTCCCTCTCTGCCGTGTCTGCTACCAATGCCGCTGCTGAGTCTTCTGCAAGTCTCTCCAGAAGCTTGAGCAGTGCCTATACCCAGGCTAGCAAGAGTGCCTTCAGTGCTAGTGCTGTTGCTGCGAGCAAGGCATCGTCTGCCAGCAAGAGTGCTGCTTcctactcttcttccctcagCAGTGTCAGCGCGTCCGCCAGCAAGAGCGCCAAGAACGAGCTCTAA